Proteins from one Triticum aestivum cultivar Chinese Spring chromosome 7A, IWGSC CS RefSeq v2.1, whole genome shotgun sequence genomic window:
- the LOC123150928 gene encoding protein LE25, which yields MATIKAKVQDAASSAKAGIDKAKATAGEKVKKATTTDPEKKREAEEKKEDRMHKVNSDERDEKGDHAAERSGRRTIVTGT from the exons ATGGCGACCATCAAAGCCAAGGTCCAGGACGCCGCCTCCTCCGCCAAGGCCGGCATCGATAAGGCGAAGGCCACCGCCGGCGAGAAG GTAAAGAAGGCCACGACGACGGACCCGGAGAAGAAGCGCGAGGCGGAGGAGAAAAAGGAGGACCGCATGCACAAGGTTAACTCCGACGAGCGCGATGAGAAGGGGGACCACGCCGCCGAGAGGTCCGGGAGGcgcaccatcgtcaccggcacctAG